Below is a genomic region from Flammeovirgaceae bacterium SG7u.111.
CGGAGCCGGTTGCCAGTTATAGGTCTCCGTCACCATGTTTACGTGCATAGGACGGTCGAATGGCTTATCGGAAATCTCTTTGGTAACTTTCACCATTTCAAAAAACTCATTATCGGCATAAAACTCCACCTCTTCCGGACTTTTCCACCAAGCTCCATAGGTATGGTATTCGTCTGACACCTCAGAATTCAGGAAAGTCCCAGCTCCTTTCGAGAAAAAGGTTTCTTTCTTTTCTCCGCATTTTATATACCTGTAATGCGTATTGCTATTCATTCCGTTGCGAAATTTTTGATGAACAGTTCCGCCACCAATGCACTCTTGAATATCTAACTCTTGGCTATACTTATCATTTGCACAATCTCCTTTTTCTGTAAAAAGCACTTTATCGTTCGACATCCAAAATGTGGTAGACATCGCAATTTTTGAAGCTTTGGCGCGGCATTCATAATAGCCAAAATGCGCCTCGGAAGATTTAGAAACAATTCCACCTCCATACATAGTGTATTTCCCTTTGGGTTTATCTAGCACTCCACTTTTGATTTCCAAATTGCCATTTTTCATTGATAATGCTTTAGGTTCGAAGCGGGCTGGCGCACGCCCTTCCCAACCTGGATAATGGTCGAACCATTTGTTCTGATCCAGTTTTGTTCCATTAAATTCATCTGAAAAAGCAGCTTGCAACACCCACCTAAAACCAACTGGCGGTTCTGGAGGATCGGCATGTAAAAGAGTGCTGAGTGAGATCAATACTACGGTAAGTAATGCTTTCTTGAGTTGTGAAGTCGGATACATTTTCATTTACGTTTTGATTAATAAAAAACATGCGGAAGCATTCCTGCCTCTGCTCAAGTAAATGTAATTCCGATTGAGCAAAAGGAAAACACAACCGATTGCGCAAATAGATTCTCCTCCCCAACCAATACAAAGCTCGATTTAAAACGTTTAACTAACTTTTCTTGAGCTTACTTACTATAGTTGTAGTGGAAAACACTTTTTCACATACTTTATACAATGGATTTGAAAAGACTATTTTTTATTTCATTCGCATGTTTAGCGCTCACTTGCTGTAAGACAGAGCAAGATAACACCCCTCGAATTACCGAAGATTTTAATTTCGATTGGAAATTCCACTTGGGCGATGTAGAAAGCTCCCAATCTGCCGATTTCCCAGACAACGAATGGACTGATGTACGCCTACCTCACGACTGGAGCATTGAAGTGGGATACCAACAAGAAAATACTGCTGCCAGTACTGGGTTTGTACCCGGAGGCATTGGTTGGTACCGAAAGAAATTCAAGCTATTCCCATCCGACGAAGGTAAAATAGTGAGCGTGATGTTTGATGGAGTGTACAACAACTCCAGCGTATGGATCAACGGTCATTTGCTGGGCACTCGACCTTATGGCTACAGCACATTTAGCTATGACCTCACCGATCATTTGGTATTTGATGGCACTGATAACGTGATAGCGGTAAAGGTTGACAGAACTACGTACGTGGACTCACGTTGGTACAGCGGATCGGGGATTTACCGAAAGGTGCAACTTATAAAAACTGCTCCCCTCCATGTTGCGCAATGGGGCGTGCAAATCACCACCCCTTCCGTTTCAGAGCAACTTGCCGAGGTAAATATCAAAACAAAACTCCAAAATGATGGGGCAGAAGATTTAGAAGAAATCGTATTGAATTATACCATTTCAGGTCCTAATGGGATGGTGGTTGCGCAAGCCCAACAAGCGGTAGCAAGTAGTGATTTAAAGGATAACAACACCAAGGTACAAATAGCTAAACCAAAGCTTTGGTCGATAGACACCCCTAGTCTTTACACACTCCATGTGAAGGTATTGCAAAAAGGGAATTTGGTGGATGAAACAAGTGAACGCTTTGGTATTCGTACTTTTAACTTCGATGCGGATAAAGGTTTTTCCTTGAATGGGGAATGGATGAAGATCAAAGGCGTGAATTTACACCACGATGCAGGCGCAGTTGGCGCTGCCGTTCCCAAAGGTATTTGGGTGTATAGAATAGAGAAATTAAAATCGATAGGTGTCAATGCAGTGCGTTTATCTCATAACCCACATGCCGTTGAGCTTATGGAAGTTTGCGACGAAATGGGCATGCTCGTAATGGCCGAAGCTTTTGATGAGTGGAGCAATCCTAAAGGAAAAAGCTTGGTTTATGTGGGCGATAATGCAGCACCAAAAGAAGCAGCCAGAGCCTATCCAGAAGTATTTAACAAATGGGCTGAAAAGGATTTGAAGGACTTGATATTGAGAGATTTTAACCACCCTTCTGTCATTATGTGGAGTATTGGAAATGAAATAGAATGGACATTTCCCTACTATGCAAAAACGTATACTGACGTAAATGGCAAAAGAGAGTACTATGCTTATTCACCCAATTACGACTCTCTTACAATTAAAACTGCATTTGATAAAAATACAGGAGGAGTCGATTCCTTAGCTTTAACTTCCAAACGCTTAGCCGATTGGGTAAAGGAAATGGATACAAGCCGCCCTGTAACTGCAGGAAGCGTTCACCCTTCTATTGCGCTAGCAAGTGGTTATGCACAAACTTTGGATGTTTTAGGTTTTAATTACCGTGCCATCGAATACGATGCTGCTCACGAGGCATATCCTGACCTAAAAATACTGGGTTCGGAAAACTGGGGGGCATATTCGGAATGGAAAAACTGTTTAGAGCGCGACTTTGTAGCAGGGATTTTTGCTTGGACAGGGTTCGCCTACCTTGGTGAAGCTGGTCCTTGGCCTCGCAAAGGGTTAGAAATTTCTTTCTTCGACTATGCCGGCTTCAAAACCCCAAGAGGACATTTCTTCGAATGCCTTTGGATAGATACACCGAAAGTATATACTGTAACCACTCCTACAGAGGAGTCAGAATATTCTTACACAAAAGACGATGATTGGAAGTTTGACATAAACTACTACAAACCTCCTTATTGGGCTCAATTGCGCCATTGGGAATGGTACAAGGTTTACCCCAAATGGAAATATACCGATAATGAACCTATTGTCGTACAAACCTACACCAATTGTGAAGAAGCAGAACTCTTCTTAAATGGCAGTTCGTTGGGCAAACAAAAACGTTCTGACTTCGGAGAGGATAACATCATCAAATGGTTAGTCCCCTACAGCGCAGGCGAATTGAAAGTAGTGGGGTACAATGGCGGTGAAAAAGCTACCGAATACTCTTTGAATACCAATGGAAAAGTTGCCAAAATTATTTTAAACACTAGCAAATCTACATTGAATGCAGATGGATATGAAGTAGCGGTGGTAACAGCCGAACTACTTGATGAAAATGGTATTTTGGTAACCGATGCAGATCAAGAAATAGCATTTGATATTACAGGTGAAATAAACAACATTGGTGTAGACAATGGCTGGGAGCGTTATGTCGGTTCTCATAAATCAACTACAATCAAGACCCACCAAGGAAAAGCAATTGTGATACTTCAAGCTACTAAAAAGCAAGGAACAGTAAGTATTAGCGCAACAAGTGAAGGCGCTTCGTCTGAAGCCTTATCTATTCTTGTGAAGTAAGATTGAAATTCCCTATCTTCATACAGAAGCAGTTTGGCTCGATATAAAGAGTTCAAATGCTTCTGCTTTTCTATGAAAAACCTATCTCCAATGCGCTATTATTCTCTAGTACTCGCTTTATTTCTATTTGCCACATTAAGCTGCCAATCTCAAACAGAAGAAATGCAAGAGTCTGAATGGAAAGGCTTCAAGCGCCTTGACTTTTCTCTAGATAAACGAGATGTACGATTGATCATTCCACCCAAACCTCTCAATGAAAAGCCTTGGGTTTGGCGAGCCCGTTTCCCTGATTATCACTCCGAATTAGATAGTCTCTTGGTTTCAGAAGGTTTCCATATTGCCTATATCAATACCGACAACCAGTTTGGAAGCCCAAAAGCAGGAGAGGTTTGGAATACTTTTTATGAGTATATGACCACTACTTATCAACTCCAAAAAAAGGTAGTACTTTCCTGCCATAGCAGAGGTGGTCTTTTCGTCTACAATTGGGCAAAGAAAAACCCTGAAAAAATAGCCTGCATTTATGCCGATGCACCTGTTTGTGATTTTAAAAGCTGGCCTGCAGGCTTTGGCAATAGTAAAGGTAGTAGAAACGATTGGCGGACCTTAAAAGCTGAATATGGATTTGGGTCGGATGAAGAAACTAAAGCTTTTGCCGATAACCCAATAGATAATCTTGAAGCTTTGGCAGCAGCAAAAGTGCCCATTTTGCATACTGTGGGCTTGCAAGACAAAGTTGTCCCTCCTGAAGAGAACAGTTTTTTATTGGTCAATAAATACATCCGTCTGGGTGGTTCGGCAATGGTAAGCCCTTGCACAGAAGGCGAGCAGAAATCGGAAGGTCACCATTACCCTATCGAGAATCCTAGGTTGATTGCTGATTTCATAAAATATCATGCAATAAAATATACTCATGCCCCCTGAATTCATCCTGATTTTAGCTTTATAAACGAACCAGTACAAAAAACCTTCATCCGAATGCAAAAGGCAACAAAAAAGCCCTGAATTTCTTCAGGGCTTTCGATATAAACTTCTCTTTTAAGAGACTTAGTTGCTCATTGTAATCTCTAGTGCTAAACCTCTAAGTTCGTGAACCAATACATTGAACGATTCAGGAATATTTGGTTTAGGTAAGTTCTCACCTTTCACAATAGCCTCGTAAGCTTTTGCCCTACCTACTACGTCATCCGACTTGATAGTCAAAATCTCTTGCAGTACGTTGGCAGCACCAAATGCTTCGAGTGCCCACACTTCCATCTCTCCAAAACGCTGACCACCAAATTGTGCTTTACCACCAAGAGGTTGTTGCGTAATAAGCGAGTATGGTCCGATTGAACGGGCGTGCATCTTATCATCTACCAAGTGACCTAGTTTCAGCATGTAAATCACACCTACGGTTACTGGCTGGTCAAATCTGTTTCCAGAAAGACCATCGGTAAGATACGCTCTACCAAATGCTGGCAAACCTGCTTCTTCAAGCTCTTTGCTCACCTCTTCTTCAGTAGCTCCGTCAAAGATTGGAGTAGCATATTTTTTACCCATTTTCAAACCAGCCCATCCAAGAATAGTCTCATAGATCTGACCGATGTTCATCCTTGAAGGTACACCAAGTGGGTTCAATACAATATCTACTGGGGTTCCATCATCAAGAAATGGCATATCCTCATCCCTTACTATTCTGGCTACAACCCCTTTGTTACCATGACGACCCGCCATTTTATCACCTACTCTCAACTTACGTTTCTTAGCGATGTAAACTTTGGCCAATCTTACGATACCTGCAGGAAGTTCGTCTCCAACTTCTAGAGTAAACCTATCACGTTTGAAGAAACCAGTAATTTCATTACGTTTCTTGATATAGTTTTTCACCATATCAGAAATCAAATTATTTACCCTTTCATCTTCTGTCCAGTTGTCAAGCAACACATCAGCGATGAGGTTAGACTCAGCATCTACTGCAAAGTTACTTTCATCTCTGTATGGGTTCTCCTCTGGGAAGAGGTTCGCTCTAATATTAGCTTCGTTGAACTTCACACCTTTACTGATGATCTCTTCACCAAACTTATGCCTTACCCCTAAAGAAGTATGACCTTCTAGCAAGGTTACCAGTTTTCTGACCATCTTCTCTTTCACAGCGGTCAAATCTCTGCTAAATTTCGCTTTTAGGTTTTCAACCTCTTTCTTAGAGCGAGCTCTTAAATCTTTATCTTTCTTAGGTCTTGAGAAAAGCTTGGTGTCAATTACCACACCTCTTAGTGACGGAGAAGCTTTCATTGAAGCATCTTTCACATCACCAGCTTTATCACCAAAGATTGCACGAAGAAGTTTTTCCTCAGGAGTAGGATCACTTTCTCCTTTAGGAGTAATCTTACCAATTAGGATATCTCCTTCTTTCACCTCAGCACCTACACGGATAATACCGTTTTCGTCAAGGTTTCTTACAGCTTCCTCACTTACGTTAGGAATTTCAGAAGTAAGCTCCTCTTCTCCACGTTTAGTATCTCTAACTTCTAGTTCAAATTCATCAATATGAATTGAAGTAAAGATATCGTCTCTAACTACTTTCTCTGAGATTACAATAGCATCCTCAAAGTTGTACCCTTGCCACGGCATAAATGCAACCATCATGTTGCGACCAAGTGCAAGCTCACCTTTTTCAGTAGCGTAGCCATCACAAAGAACTTGTCCTTTCTTCACTTTGTCACCTCTAACTACTAGTGGCTTCAAGTTAACACAAGTATCTTGGTTGGTTCTTCTAAATTTAGTAAGTGGATGAGCCACTACTTCGTCATCGAAGCTAGCCAATTGCTGATCATCAGAAAGGTCGTATTTGATCTTGATAACTGTAGAGTCAACAAAATCAACTACACCATCTTCTTTTGCTCTTAGTACAGATCTAGAATCGGTAGCAACTCTACCTTCTAAGCCAGTACCTACTATAGGAGCCTGAGCTCTCAACAATGGAACTGCTTGACGCTGCATGTTCGATCCCATCAAGGCACGGTTAGCATCATCATGTTCCAAGAAAGGAATCATAGATGCCGCAACCGATACAATTTGATTAGGAGCAACATCCATATAAGAAACATCCTCAGGACCTTTCAATGGGAAGTCGCCTTCAAACCTGGTTTTTACAATGCTGTTCTCAAAATCACCTTTATCACTCAAAGGAGCATTTGCCTGAGCAATAAAGTGATCATCTTCCTCCTCAGCACTCAAATATTCTACCTGCTCCGTCATATCTACTTTACCATTACCTACCTTTCTATAAGGAGTTTCGATAAAGCCCATTGAGTTTACTTTCGCATAAACACAAAGAGAAGAGATAAGACAAATGTTTGGTCCTTCAGGAGTCTCAATCGTACACAAACGACCGTAGTGAGTGTAGTGAACATCACGCACCTCAAAACCAGCCCTTTCCCTAGAAAGCCCACCAGGACCTAGTGCAGAAACCCTACGCTTGTGAGTTACCTCGGCAAGCGGGTTGGTCTGATCCATGAACTGAGAAAGTTGGTTAGTACCGAAGAATGAGTTGATCACAGAAGAAAGTGTCCTAGCGTTGATCAAATCAACAGGTTTGAAATCTTCGTTATCTCTCACATTCATTCTCTCTTTGATAGTCCTTGCCATCCTTGCAAGACCAACACCAAATTGAGAATAAAGCTGCTCACCTACCGTTCTTACACGCCTGTTACTCAAGTGGTCAATATCATCGACTACCGCTTTTGAGTTGATAAGCGTGATGAGGTATTTAACGATGCTGATAATATCAACCTTGGTAAGTACTTTAGTTGAAATATCAGTATCAGAATTAAGTTTCTTATTGATTCTGTAGCGACCAACTTCACCCAAATCGTACCTCTTATCACTAAAGAAAAGGTTTTGGATGATATCACGAGCAGTTTGCTCATCAGGCGCTTCAGTGTTCCTAAGTTGCCTATAGATTTGCTCAACTGCCTCTTTTTCAGAGTTTGAGTTATCTTTTTGAAGCGTGTTGTAGATAATGGTGTAATCGGCGATGTTGATATCAGCCCTGTGAAGGATGATAGAAGAAACACCAGAATCCAATATCATGTCGATATCTTCTTCTGTAACTACCGAATCCCTTTCCATCAATACCTCGTTACGGTCGATAGAAACAACTTCGCCAGTATCTTCATCTACAAAGTCTTCAGTCCATGTCTTCAAAACCCTTGCAGCCAACCTACGGTCAACTACTTTTTTAAGGTTCTTCTTGTTGGCCTCTACTTCCTCAGAAAGACCGAAAAGATCAAGAATATCTTTGTCAGAACCCCAACCAATTGCCCTAAGCAATGTAGTTACAGGGAACTTTTTCTTACGGTCTATGTAAGCGTACATGACGTTGTTCACATCAGTAGCAAATTCAATCCAAGAACCTTTAAAAGGAATTACCCTAGCAGAATAAAGCTTTGTACCGTTAGTGTGCTTGCTTTGCGCAAAGAACACCCCTGGAGAACGGTGAAGCTGTGAAACGATAACCCTTTCGGCACCGTTGATCACGAACGAACCTTTCTCAGTCATGTATGGGATATTCCCCAAGAACACTTCTTGCTCTATAGTCTCAAAATCGTCGTTGTCCTCATCGTTGCAAGAAAGCCTCAACTTAGCTTTCAATGGAACAGAGTAGGTCAGACCACGATCTATCGACTCATCCACCGAATATTTAGGCGGATCGACAGTGTAATCGATGAATTCCAACACAAAATTCTCCCTCGAATCCGAAATAGGAAAGTTCTCTGCAAATACTTGGTAGAGTCCTTCTTTCATTCGCTTCTCAGGCGGTGTATCTAATTGGAAAAAATCCGTGAAAGATCTGAATTGCAGATCCAAAAAATCAGGATAGTCCAACACTTTTTTAATTGATGCAAAAGATTTCCTTCCGTCTGTAGTCACCAAGGTTTTATTATTTTTTGGTTTTAAGAAAATACGCTGTTACTCAATTCCGTACGACATACCGTGCCCTAGGACACGTGTTTTCGATAGGGAATTAACGTGCGAAATTAAACCTATTCCCACTAAAACACAAAGGAATATCTATATTTATTAAATAAAGGTTATTTCACACAAGAGCAATACAACAATTTTACATTGTTAAAAACACAACTAATACGCCGGTTCAAAAATTCGAAACAGTTTAGAACAGGTAGTGTTATGTTTATAGCAGATATAAAAAATGGCTTACAAACCCTCCTCCATGACACCAAGTACAAATGAGCAACTAATTATTTTTGTAAAAAACCCTCAAATGGGACATGTAAAAACCCGATTAGCTCTCGAAACTTCCCCCCCTATCGCACTTACATTATATAAGAGGTTATTAGCCTACACCCAAGAAGCTACTAAAGGACTGCCCTTCAAAAAATCAGTTTGGTACGACCAAAAAATAGACTACGAAGACCTTTGGTCAAACCAGTCATTTGAAAAGGCTGTACAACGTGGCGATGGGCTAGGCTCTCGAATGGCTGGTGCATTTTTATCTGCATTTACAGGAGGAGCAAAAAAGGTGGCGATCATCGGCAGTGATTGCCCGTACATAACCGAGGAAATTATAAAAGAGGCTTTTCATAGCCTAGACACTCACGACGCCGTAATTGGTCCAGCCTTGGATGGCGGGTATTATCTCATAGGCCTGAAAAAACCTTTTGAACAAGCGTTTCTGAACAAACCATGGAGTACGCCAAGCGTTTTGCAGCTCACAATTTCCGATTTCCAAGAAGCTGGGCTCTCCTATCATTTGCTAGAAGAGCTAAGCGACCTGGATACTTACGATGACCTGCAAAATTGTGATTGGCTATATAAGGAGTTTAAAGAAATAGTAAGCCGAGCTAACCCTCCACAGCTATGAGGGAAATTTCTACCTGCACATTTTTAGGCAAACAGCTTACCTCCACGGTTTCTCTAGCGGGGTATTTTCCGTCAAAATAAGATCCATATATTTCGTTTACAACAGCAAAGTTTGCCATATCGGCAAGGAAGATACTGCATTTCACTACGTTCTTAAAACCTAGCCCTGCTTCCTCTAAAATCAAGCCTAGATTTTTCATCACTTGGTGAGCTTCAGTTTCCACATCTTTGTTCATAAGTTTGCCAGTACTGCCATCTATGCAAATCTGGCCCGACACATACAAAGTACCATTCGCCATCACGGCCTGATTATAAGGGCCAATAGGCTGGCCTGCTTTAGGGGTATTTATTATGTTAGCCATCAGAATGTTGTTTTGATTTTTAAAATTGAGTTTGAATTGGGGAAATTAGAGAAAATCCTTGAAAACTTTACAGATATCATCCAAACCGTTCTTAAAATATTCCGTATATTGAACCATGCTCAAGAAAGCCCGTAACATTTATAAACAAGGGGATTGAAGCGTATTAATTGAATTTTAATTGTAAAACTATAAACCAAATGTATTATGGACAATGGTAATAATATTGGGACTTTTTTTGTGGGCGTCCTACTTGGCGCAACAGTAGGAGCTGCTACCGCACTTCTTATGGCACCCGACAAAGGAAAAAGAACCAGAAAGAAAATCAACAGAAAACTAAGAGACTTGAATGACGACCTCCAAGAGCTTGTAGACAAAGGAAAAGATTCTTTTGACCACATCACCGAGGATGTGGAAAGCAACCTCAATACCATTGCCAAACGGGGCAAAAGACTGGTTCAAAAGTAATTTGAAAAAGGGGATGGCTTACACCATCCCCCTTTTTGTTTGCCCACTGCCCTGTTTATATTTTCAACTTCAGCCCATCATAGGCAAGGTTGATATGCTCTGGCAATGATTTGCACATCTCTTCATGAAAGCCCATCCGGTAGCTTATATGCGTAAAAAAGGCTTTTTCAGGCTGTATTTGCTCCACTATTGCCAATGCCTCATCGAGAGTGAGGTGTGAAATATGGGACTGAGGCTGCAACGCATTCAGCACTAATACTTTTGTCCCTTTTATCTTCTCCATCTCCTTTTCGCTTATCGTTTTCGCATCAGTGATGTAGGTAAAATCTTTGATTCGGAAACCTAGTACTGGCAGCTTGTAGTGCATCACCTCAATAGGCGTCACTTTGGTCTCTCCCACATAAAACTCCTCCTCGGCTGAAATCTCCTTGATATTTACCGAAGCAATCCCTGGATATTTATTTTCCGCAAACATGTAGGAATACTCCATTTTCAGGTGCTTTATCACCTCTTGGTTGGCAAAAACGGGAATATCATTTTTCTGCCTGAAATAAAACGGGCGGATATCGTCCAGCCCTGCCACATGATCTTTATGATGATGCGTAAACAAAACTGCATCTAATTTTTTTACATGCTCACGAAGCATTTGTTGGCGAAAATCCGGACCAGTGTCCACTACAATATTCTGTCCGTCCACTTCTATCATGATAGAAGAGCGCAGCCTTTTGTCCCTAAAATCTATCGATAAGCAAACTGGTTCTTCACAGCCAATAAACGGTACGCCTTGGGAGGTACCTGTCCCCAAAAAAGTCACCTTCAAAATATGAATAAGTTAAGTCTCCAACAATCAAAGCCCTTCAACCTCGCAGGTTTTCAGAACTTCTCGAAATTAGGTAAAAATCTCCAAATACAAACAGCCTGTGCGGCAGGAAGGTTTCTGGAAAGAGGAAATGGTGTCAATCCAAGAGTAAATTGTTTTTTACCTATGGGAGACAAGCCATCAAGTATCAAACTATTGGGCTATAATTGCTAATAAGACTTATATTGAACCTTAATGAATATAATCACAGAAGAGATTGAGCACGAATTGATAAAAGCAATGGATACTTTTGTGCTTACTGCTAGAATGCTTATCCAAAAACTTATAATAGAAACTTCTCAACCTGAGATTGAAAGGGTCAAAAGAGGAGAATATCACTTAATTGAAGATGCGGAATTATTGAATGGGAAAGACACATTAAATGACAGTTGGGATTTTTTTATTCATGGAGAGCATTGCCTTTTTGAAAATAGAGTAACAGGACAAAAAATTGAAGTCTCACTTGGAGATCACGAATTTATAGAAAATTTAGACCCGTATTTTTTCTATGATTTTCTAAGAACAACAGAGAGCCTACATCACTTAACCCAATATTTTGAGGATTCATTTAGTAGTGTACTCGATTTTTTTAATAGCCTTGTAAATAAAGGATGTATGGTACGTATCTATAAAAATGAGTATAGGAAAAATGACAAAAGATGAGTTCATAAATATTATTAGAGAAGGTTCGGTGGATAAAAAACATCAAGTAATTCAAGATGCTGACCCCACCTTTTTTGACGATACCTTGTTCAATATTCTTGTTTCACAACTTGAGAATGCAGATTATCGGGTACGATTCTCCGCTCTTTATTACCTTATTGATAAATTTTCAAAAGAGCTATCTGAGCCCACAGATGAACTTGCAAACCTTATGGTGAAATTGTTAAAAGATAAAGCCATTGTTATTGATAGAGCAGCATGGGCGCTAAGTATTATGGGAGAAATCGGTCTGAACAAACTGTTTAAAAATGCACACACAAAAGATTCAAAACTAAGAAGAAATGTAATTTGGGCAATTGGAAGAAATACTAACCTTAATTTGAAAAAGGAAAAAGCTATTCAAATATTAATGGAGGGCATTCAAGATAAAAATGAGGAGATTAGATTTACCTCCATGTGTTCTTTAATAGATATAAGTCCCTTAAGAAATGATGACTACTACATGATCAAAGGTTATGATTTTACTGAAGTTTACAAGAAGATGAAAGCAACCGCCAAATACTTCATGGAATCAGACAATGAATCGCATAGGGATTTTGGTAAAAGGTATTTTATTTGGATTGAAGAAGAAAAAAAATAGACCTATGCCTTTCTTTAAGAACATTTTCAGCTCCAAAAAGTCAAAAATGATTGATAAAAATAATAGGAATATAAAACTGAGTGACTCTTTCAGCTTAAAACCCTTTTCAATACTTGAAGCAGTAGAAAACCAGCACCTTAGTAAACAACAAGAAATTCGGGATATGGGGAATGGTTGGGTATGGCTTGATGTAAAAAATGTGAAGGTAAGAGGCAACTGTTTTATCTTCTCTTTATGCTTTCTGAATAAAGAGTTAGTTGAGCTATCATTCATAATTCAAGATAACCCATTCGAATTAAATCCTTCGTGGAATTCTTGGAATAAACAAGCCGAACAAAATAAACTGAAACACCATCAAAAATGGCTAAAAAAAGAGCTGGGCAATGAAAGAGATTTTCATTGGGGAAAAACATGGGTAAATTATGACTCTAAAGGAGGCTTTAGTTCAATTGGAATACGGTATAGTAAAAACTAAAATAGCCACCATATAAATCTAAATTCTCTCTAAAAAAACTCCTTGCCCCAACACCAAAAATCCAATACCTTTGGAACAAGGCTACACGCCCCTCTCAAGTCTTATTTTTTTGAAAGATCAAAAACACAAATGAACATTAAGGAAGCACTGCTGGAAGAACACTCGAAAGAGCAAATGCTACTAATAGCCAAGTACATTGGCGAAAACGAAGAACGTTTGGCTGAACTAATGGAGGTATTCTTAAAAGGTGAACCAAAAGTACAGCAGCGGTCAGCCTGGGCGCTTTATACTACCTTCGAGAAATATAACCTCAAAAAACTGATCTTGCCCTATTTGGCAGAAATGATCAACCTGCTGGACAAA
It encodes:
- the rpoB gene encoding DNA-directed RNA polymerase subunit beta, which encodes MVTTDGRKSFASIKKVLDYPDFLDLQFRSFTDFFQLDTPPEKRMKEGLYQVFAENFPISDSRENFVLEFIDYTVDPPKYSVDESIDRGLTYSVPLKAKLRLSCNDEDNDDFETIEQEVFLGNIPYMTEKGSFVINGAERVIVSQLHRSPGVFFAQSKHTNGTKLYSARVIPFKGSWIEFATDVNNVMYAYIDRKKKFPVTTLLRAIGWGSDKDILDLFGLSEEVEANKKNLKKVVDRRLAARVLKTWTEDFVDEDTGEVVSIDRNEVLMERDSVVTEEDIDMILDSGVSSIILHRADINIADYTIIYNTLQKDNSNSEKEAVEQIYRQLRNTEAPDEQTARDIIQNLFFSDKRYDLGEVGRYRINKKLNSDTDISTKVLTKVDIISIVKYLITLINSKAVVDDIDHLSNRRVRTVGEQLYSQFGVGLARMARTIKERMNVRDNEDFKPVDLINARTLSSVINSFFGTNQLSQFMDQTNPLAEVTHKRRVSALGPGGLSRERAGFEVRDVHYTHYGRLCTIETPEGPNICLISSLCVYAKVNSMGFIETPYRKVGNGKVDMTEQVEYLSAEEEDDHFIAQANAPLSDKGDFENSIVKTRFEGDFPLKGPEDVSYMDVAPNQIVSVAASMIPFLEHDDANRALMGSNMQRQAVPLLRAQAPIVGTGLEGRVATDSRSVLRAKEDGVVDFVDSTVIKIKYDLSDDQQLASFDDEVVAHPLTKFRRTNQDTCVNLKPLVVRGDKVKKGQVLCDGYATEKGELALGRNMMVAFMPWQGYNFEDAIVISEKVVRDDIFTSIHIDEFELEVRDTKRGEEELTSEIPNVSEEAVRNLDENGIIRVGAEVKEGDILIGKITPKGESDPTPEEKLLRAIFGDKAGDVKDASMKASPSLRGVVIDTKLFSRPKKDKDLRARSKKEVENLKAKFSRDLTAVKEKMVRKLVTLLEGHTSLGVRHKFGEEIISKGVKFNEANIRANLFPEENPYRDESNFAVDAESNLIADVLLDNWTEDERVNNLISDMVKNYIKKRNEITGFFKRDRFTLEVGDELPAGIVRLAKVYIAKKRKLRVGDKMAGRHGNKGVVARIVRDEDMPFLDDGTPVDIVLNPLGVPSRMNIGQIYETILGWAGLKMGKKYATPIFDGATEEEVSKELEEAGLPAFGRAYLTDGLSGNRFDQPVTVGVIYMLKLGHLVDDKMHARSIGPYSLITQQPLGGKAQFGGQRFGEMEVWALEAFGAANVLQEILTIKSDDVVGRAKAYEAIVKGENLPKPNIPESFNVLVHELRGLALEITMSN
- a CDS encoding TIGR04282 family arsenosugar biosynthesis glycosyltransferase; its protein translation is MAYKPSSMTPSTNEQLIIFVKNPQMGHVKTRLALETSPPIALTLYKRLLAYTQEATKGLPFKKSVWYDQKIDYEDLWSNQSFEKAVQRGDGLGSRMAGAFLSAFTGGAKKVAIIGSDCPYITEEIIKEAFHSLDTHDAVIGPALDGGYYLIGLKKPFEQAFLNKPWSTPSVLQLTISDFQEAGLSYHLLEELSDLDTYDDLQNCDWLYKEFKEIVSRANPPQL
- a CDS encoding RidA family protein → MMANIINTPKAGQPIGPYNQAVMANGTLYVSGQICIDGSTGKLMNKDVETEAHQVMKNLGLILEEAGLGFKNVVKCSIFLADMANFAVVNEIYGSYFDGKYPARETVEVSCLPKNVQVEISLIAVEG
- a CDS encoding YtxH domain-containing protein, whose translation is MDNGNNIGTFFVGVLLGATVGAATALLMAPDKGKRTRKKINRKLRDLNDDLQELVDKGKDSFDHITEDVESNLNTIAKRGKRLVQK
- a CDS encoding MBL fold metallo-hydrolase; amino-acid sequence: MKVTFLGTGTSQGVPFIGCEEPVCLSIDFRDKRLRSSIMIEVDGQNIVVDTGPDFRQQMLREHVKKLDAVLFTHHHKDHVAGLDDIRPFYFRQKNDIPVFANQEVIKHLKMEYSYMFAENKYPGIASVNIKEISAEEEFYVGETKVTPIEVMHYKLPVLGFRIKDFTYITDAKTISEKEMEKIKGTKVLVLNALQPQSHISHLTLDEALAIVEQIQPEKAFFTHISYRMGFHEEMCKSLPEHINLAYDGLKLKI
- a CDS encoding HEAT repeat domain-containing protein, yielding MSIGKMTKDEFINIIREGSVDKKHQVIQDADPTFFDDTLFNILVSQLENADYRVRFSALYYLIDKFSKELSEPTDELANLMVKLLKDKAIVIDRAAWALSIMGEIGLNKLFKNAHTKDSKLRRNVIWAIGRNTNLNLKKEKAIQILMEGIQDKNEEIRFTSMCSLIDISPLRNDDYYMIKGYDFTEVYKKMKATAKYFMESDNESHRDFGKRYFIWIEEEKK